AGGTTCTTAAAGCCATGGCTATTCCTTGGTTTTTGTAACATCTTTGTGCGATTTATTATACGGGTTTGAAATCTTTCAGTTTTGTAAATGATGGTAGCTAGCGAAAGTGGGAGGGTTATTGGTTGAAATTTCAGGACTTTTTTTGTGGATTAAAGTATTATTAAACCATAAAATAATGTTTATTTATCAGGGCTAGGAATTTTTGAATTGTTGTGTATGCATCTTGACTATTAAGATAAAGCTGCATTTAAGACACAGTTGGAGATTTCAAGTGGAGACGAAAATGGATTCAATGATTTCGGTAAAAAATAGAGACTTTTATTCAGATAGAACAACTTCACTTGAGAATTCAGACAAGCGACAAACAGTCAGAGTCGCTTCCAACCGACCGGTGGTGATGAAGGTTAATGACTCAACAATTTTTGCGACTATGACTGATTTCTCAAAACATGGTTTGGGCTTTATCGCTATGTATCAGTTGGACCGTAATGAAACGGTTGAAGTGCATTTTGATATTCCTTTTAAAAATGGCTTTAAAAGCTTCTTGTTTAACGCTCACGTAAAGCATTGCATTGATTTATTCGACAAAAGTCATATTGGTGTTAGGCTGGACATTGAAGAAAATGAATACAGTCAGTTGTTCGATAAAATTATTGCGACCTGAATGGTGAATCGCTAAAAATCTAAATTTTTCATGTAATTAGCGATACAAAATCTTTATGTAAAGGTTTTGTATCCTTATTTCTTCGTATATACTCTTACACTTAAGACGTAATCTGAATTTGCGGGCACTAAACTACACAAAAAAATAAGCAAAACAGGTGCGTTTGAGGTGGGTACTAAGAGTTTTTCAT
This portion of the Hydrogenovibrio marinus genome encodes:
- a CDS encoding PilZ domain-containing protein; this encodes MDSMISVKNRDFYSDRTTSLENSDKRQTVRVASNRPVVMKVNDSTIFATMTDFSKHGLGFIAMYQLDRNETVEVHFDIPFKNGFKSFLFNAHVKHCIDLFDKSHIGVRLDIEENEYSQLFDKIIAT